The Anaerolineae bacterium genome has a segment encoding these proteins:
- a CDS encoding N-Acetylneuraminate cytidylyltransferase — translation MVAGAHGSSIFQDREGVTMEKQTEVLALIPARGGSKSIPRKNIRPFYGHPLIAYSIAAGLAAETVTRVIVSTDDEEIAALARQYGAEVPFLRPAEYAQDDTPDLPVFTHALQWLAEHENYHPQIVVQLRPTSPLRKVEHIDQAVYRLLLQPEADSVRAVIEPFQNPYKMWRIDASGYLRPLLQTDLPEAYNLPRQALPTVYWQTGYVDAIWSDTILEKRSMSGERILPLILPPSDWIDIDSEEDWQRAERLLASGEITWQELGFEPDRFLHLNW, via the coding sequence ATGGTGGCTGGAGCGCATGGTAGCAGTATCTTTCAGGATCGAGAGGGAGTGACAATGGAAAAGCAGACCGAAGTGTTAGCTTTGATCCCGGCGCGGGGCGGCTCGAAAAGTATCCCGCGCAAAAACATTCGTCCATTTTACGGTCATCCGCTGATTGCCTACAGCATCGCCGCCGGTCTGGCAGCCGAGACGGTGACGCGGGTGATTGTCTCGACCGATGATGAGGAAATCGCTGCGCTTGCTCGCCAATATGGCGCCGAAGTGCCCTTCCTGCGCCCTGCCGAATACGCCCAGGATGACACACCCGACCTGCCGGTTTTCACACACGCCTTGCAGTGGTTAGCCGAGCATGAAAACTATCACCCGCAGATTGTGGTGCAATTGCGCCCTACCTCGCCGTTGCGCAAGGTCGAGCACATTGACCAGGCGGTTTACAGGCTCTTGCTGCAACCTGAAGCCGATTCGGTGCGGGCGGTGATCGAGCCCTTCCAGAACCCCTACAAGATGTGGAGAATTGACGCATCTGGATATTTGCGTCCTTTGTTGCAAACCGATTTGCCAGAAGCCTATAACCTGCCTCGCCAGGCTCTGCCGACCGTTTACTGGCAAACCGGCTATGTGGATGCAATTTGGAGCGATACGATCCTGGAAAAACGTTCGATGAGCGGTGAGCGAATTTTACCTCTGATCTTACCTCCCTCGGATTGGATTGATATTGACTCCGAAGAGGACTGGCAACGTGCCGAACGATTGTTGGCGAGCGGGGAGATCACCTGGCAAGAGCTGGGGTTTGAGCCCGATCGTTTTTTGCACTTGAACTGGTGA
- a CDS encoding N-acetylneuraminate synthase has product MPVIKIGDRLVGDGQPTYIIAEIGVNHNGILALALKLIDIAADAGADAVKFQKRKLEKLYAKKYLENANAGEKTLRYLLPILQQVELPEHDFYTIVEHCQKRNITFLCSAFDPESADFLETLGVPAYKVASADLTNLPLLDHLAAKGKPLILSTGMSRMEEVEFTVNFLKQRNVEFALLHCNSTYPAAFEDINLRFMDQLRRFGVPVGYSGHERGIAVSTVAAALGASIIERHLTLDRTMDGPDHAASLEPQGFKKMVRDIRQVALALGTGEEKFFSRGEILNREVLGKSLVAARRIEVGEVITRDKIAVKGPALGLSPQYYEQLLGRVAERVIEEDEPFLERDLGIKIELDASHTLPMDYGFTVRFRDSHELLAYQPRMLEYHFTDQDLEEHYPGGDYELKLVVHAPEFWDRTLVDLCSRDEWQRKGSVELVQKTIRLTREMAPHFVGTPKVVVHPGAMSLDHPIREKQALYDNLRRSLEEIDFEGVELLLENLPPHPWYFGGQWLTNAFMDAYEIREFIEPLGLKICFDTSHSKLYCNYAHVDFFDQVRVLLPYIGHLHLSDASGLDGEGLQIGEGTIDWVHFFQVIGDYHGTMIPEIWRGHQRQGEGFLIAIQRLSEAYFKARQMQGEAAKG; this is encoded by the coding sequence ATGCCTGTAATAAAAATCGGAGATCGTCTGGTCGGAGATGGCCAGCCTACCTATATCATTGCTGAAATTGGGGTCAATCACAATGGCATTCTTGCCCTGGCGCTCAAGTTGATTGACATTGCTGCCGACGCCGGCGCCGACGCCGTGAAGTTCCAGAAGCGCAAGCTGGAGAAACTTTATGCCAAGAAATATCTCGAAAATGCCAACGCCGGCGAAAAGACCCTGCGCTATTTGCTGCCGATTCTGCAGCAGGTCGAATTGCCCGAACACGATTTTTACACCATCGTTGAACACTGCCAGAAACGGAACATCACCTTCCTCTGTTCGGCGTTCGACCCGGAGAGCGCCGACTTTTTAGAAACCCTGGGGGTGCCGGCTTACAAGGTTGCCTCCGCCGATTTGACCAATCTGCCCCTGCTGGATCATCTGGCAGCCAAAGGAAAGCCGTTGATCCTCTCGACCGGTATGTCGCGCATGGAAGAGGTGGAGTTTACGGTGAATTTCCTCAAGCAGCGGAACGTTGAATTTGCCCTGTTACACTGCAACAGCACCTACCCGGCCGCCTTCGAGGACATCAACCTGCGCTTTATGGACCAACTGCGCCGCTTTGGCGTGCCGGTCGGCTATTCGGGACATGAGCGCGGCATCGCCGTCTCGACGGTGGCGGCTGCGCTGGGCGCCTCCATCATCGAGCGCCACCTCACCCTCGACCGGACAATGGATGGTCCCGACCATGCCGCCAGTCTGGAGCCGCAGGGCTTCAAGAAAATGGTGCGCGATATCCGGCAGGTGGCGCTGGCGCTTGGCACCGGCGAAGAAAAATTCTTTTCGCGGGGTGAGATTCTCAATCGCGAGGTGCTGGGGAAGAGTCTGGTGGCTGCCAGACGGATCGAGGTCGGCGAGGTCATCACTCGCGACAAAATTGCCGTCAAAGGTCCAGCGCTGGGTCTATCGCCCCAGTACTACGAACAGTTGCTGGGCAGGGTGGCAGAGCGGGTGATCGAAGAGGACGAGCCATTCCTGGAGCGCGATCTGGGCATCAAAATCGAGTTGGACGCCAGCCATACCCTGCCGATGGATTACGGTTTTACGGTGCGCTTTCGCGATTCGCACGAGTTGCTGGCCTACCAGCCGCGCATGTTGGAATACCATTTCACCGATCAAGACCTGGAGGAGCACTATCCGGGCGGCGATTACGAATTGAAACTGGTGGTGCATGCCCCTGAATTTTGGGATCGCACCCTGGTTGATCTGTGCTCACGCGATGAATGGCAACGCAAAGGCTCGGTGGAACTGGTGCAGAAGACCATTCGCCTCACCCGCGAGATGGCGCCGCACTTTGTCGGCACGCCGAAGGTGGTCGTCCACCCCGGTGCGATGAGCCTCGACCACCCTATCCGCGAGAAGCAGGCCCTGTACGATAATCTGCGGCGCTCGTTGGAAGAGATCGACTTTGAAGGGGTAGAGCTTTTGCTGGAGAATTTGCCGCCTCATCCGTGGTATTTCGGCGGGCAGTGGCTCACCAACGCTTTTATGGACGCCTATGAGATTCGCGAGTTCATCGAACCGTTGGGCTTGAAAATCTGCTTCGATACCTCGCACAGCAAGCTGTACTGCAACTATGCCCATGTGGATTTCTTCGATCAGGTGCGCGTTTTGTTGCCGTATATCGGTCACCTGCATCTCTCGGATGCCTCGGGCCTGGACGGAGAGGGATTGCAGATCGGGGAAGGAACGATCGATTGGGTGCACTTCTTCCAGGTGATCGGAGACTATCACGGCACGATGATCCCCGAAATCTGGCGTGGACATCAACGGCAGGGAGAAGGTTTCCTGATCGCCATTCAGCGCCTG